One Arthrobacter sp. StoSoilB19 DNA window includes the following coding sequences:
- the moeB gene encoding molybdopterin-synthase adenylyltransferase MoeB: protein MASSFTANVSTHSLDPLVEPAAGLTPAEVERYSRHLIIPEIGALGQRRLKNAKVLVIGAGGLGAPALLYLAAAGVGTIGIVDDDVVDLSNLQRQVIHGVSDVGRPKIESARDAIAELNPLVDVRLHNLRLDASNALELFRGYDLILDGADNFATRYLVNDAAAILGKPYVWGSIFRFDGQVSVFWEKHGPTYRDLYPEAPPAGSVPSCGEGGVFGMLCAAVGSLMVTEAVKLITGVGRSLLGRVALFDALGGSWREIRVSKDPAAEPITELTDYEAFCGIAPASQADTEHTVTATQLATMLASRKAGLKDFELVDVREAGEYDIVRIDGAKLIPQGRILAGEAWDELPQDRDIVFHCKAGTRSANVLAAARQAGYQRVSHLDGGILAWVREVEPQKPVY from the coding sequence ATGGCTTCGTCTTTCACCGCAAATGTTTCAACCCATTCCCTGGATCCGCTGGTGGAACCGGCCGCCGGCCTCACCCCTGCCGAGGTTGAACGGTACTCCCGGCACCTGATCATTCCCGAGATCGGTGCCCTGGGCCAGCGGCGGCTCAAGAACGCCAAGGTGCTGGTGATCGGTGCCGGCGGCCTGGGCGCCCCGGCCCTGCTGTACCTGGCCGCGGCAGGCGTTGGAACCATTGGAATCGTCGACGACGACGTGGTGGACCTGAGCAACCTGCAGCGGCAGGTGATCCACGGCGTCAGCGACGTGGGCCGGCCCAAGATCGAGTCGGCACGCGATGCCATTGCGGAGCTGAATCCGCTGGTGGATGTCCGGCTGCACAACCTGCGCCTTGACGCGTCCAACGCCCTGGAGTTGTTCCGGGGGTACGACCTCATCCTTGACGGGGCCGACAACTTCGCCACCAGGTACCTGGTGAACGACGCCGCGGCCATCCTGGGCAAGCCCTACGTGTGGGGTTCCATCTTCCGGTTCGACGGCCAGGTCAGCGTGTTCTGGGAGAAGCACGGGCCCACCTACCGCGACCTGTATCCGGAGGCTCCCCCCGCGGGGTCCGTGCCGTCCTGCGGCGAGGGCGGTGTGTTCGGCATGCTCTGCGCTGCCGTGGGATCGCTCATGGTGACCGAGGCAGTGAAGCTGATCACCGGCGTCGGGCGTTCCCTGCTGGGCCGCGTGGCCCTCTTTGACGCCTTGGGCGGCAGCTGGCGGGAGATCCGGGTGTCGAAGGACCCCGCGGCGGAACCCATCACCGAACTCACTGACTACGAGGCTTTCTGCGGCATCGCTCCCGCCTCGCAGGCGGACACGGAACATACAGTCACCGCTACCCAGCTGGCCACCATGCTGGCGTCGCGGAAAGCCGGGCTCAAGGATTTCGAGCTGGTAGATGTCCGCGAAGCCGGGGAATACGACATCGTCCGGATCGACGGGGCCAAACTGATCCCGCAGGGACGGATCCTTGCCGGGGAGGCGTGGGACGAACTTCCGCAGGACCGGGACATCGTGTTCCACTGCAAGGCCGGCACCCGGTCCGCGAACGTGCTGGCAGCGGCACGGCAGGCCGGCTACCAGCGGGTCAGCCACCTTGACGGCGGGATCCTGGCCTGGGTGCGTGAGGTGGAACCCCAGAAGCCCGTCTACTGA
- a CDS encoding TetR/AcrR family transcriptional regulator: MVPEARADRPPAAEPQTPSRPAGHRSARLPRDERRAQLLAAAQEVFVANGYHGAAMDEIAETAHVSKPVLYQHFPSKRELYLALLESHLASLTELMLGALNSTTDNDERVQAVMRAYFHFIASDDQAHRLVFESDLINDPDVSSRLETFNRTFADAIARVIAEDTKLPHLEAELLGRGLAGMAQVSARYWLETDGNLDLNVASDLIYRLAWRGISRFPKES, translated from the coding sequence GTGGTCCCTGAAGCACGGGCTGACCGCCCGCCCGCCGCCGAACCGCAAACTCCCTCCCGCCCCGCAGGCCATCGGTCCGCCCGGCTGCCCCGGGATGAGCGCCGCGCACAGCTGCTTGCCGCCGCCCAGGAGGTGTTCGTGGCCAACGGCTACCACGGCGCGGCCATGGATGAAATTGCAGAGACCGCCCATGTCAGCAAACCGGTGCTGTACCAGCACTTTCCGTCAAAGCGGGAACTCTACCTCGCACTGCTCGAGAGCCACCTTGCGTCCCTGACCGAGTTGATGCTGGGTGCCCTGAATTCCACCACGGACAACGATGAACGGGTCCAGGCCGTCATGCGCGCCTACTTCCATTTCATCGCCAGCGACGACCAGGCCCACCGCCTGGTGTTCGAGTCCGACCTGATCAACGACCCCGACGTCAGCTCCAGGCTGGAAACCTTCAACCGGACCTTCGCCGACGCCATCGCCAGGGTCATTGCCGAGGACACCAAGCTCCCCCACCTCGAGGCCGAACTCCTTGGCCGCGGACTGGCCGGAATGGCGCAGGTCAGCGCGCGGTACTGGCTGGAAACGGACGGTAACCTGGACCTCAACGTGGCCAGTGACCTCATCTACCGTTTAGCTTGGCGCGGAATCTCTCGCTTCCCCAAAGAGTCCTAG
- a CDS encoding DUF3107 domain-containing protein has translation MEIKIGVQNVGREIVLESDQDAETVAKVVGEAITGGNELRLKDEKGRLIIVPGNALAYVEIGAEEVRRVGFGQF, from the coding sequence TTGGAAATTAAGATCGGCGTTCAAAACGTTGGCCGCGAGATCGTGCTGGAATCGGACCAGGACGCGGAGACTGTGGCCAAGGTTGTTGGCGAAGCCATCACCGGAGGCAACGAACTTCGCCTGAAGGATGAAAAAGGACGCCTGATCATTGTTCCGGGCAACGCTCTGGCCTATGTGGAAATCGGTGCCGAAGAGGTTCGGCGCGTAGGTTTCGGCCAGTTCTAG
- a CDS encoding thiazole synthase, with translation MTETSTINPAGNAGAGDALVIDGVALGSRLIMGTGGAPSLDGLGAALLASGTALTTVAMRRYSTAETGSLFQLLVDHGIRVLPNTAGCFTARDAVLTAELAREALETDWVKLEVIADEQTLLPDAVELVEATEQLVNRGFKVFAYTNDDPVLALRLENLGATAVMPLGAPIGTGLGILNPHNIELIVSRASVPVVLDAGIGTASDASLAMELGCDAVLLATAVTRAQNPTLMGEAFKHAVIAGRMARAAGRIPRREHALASSAMEGRAEFL, from the coding sequence ATGACCGAAACCAGCACCATCAACCCTGCAGGAAACGCCGGTGCCGGCGACGCCCTGGTGATCGACGGCGTCGCGCTGGGTTCCAGGCTCATCATGGGCACCGGGGGAGCGCCCAGCCTCGATGGCCTGGGCGCGGCGCTCCTTGCCTCCGGCACCGCACTGACCACCGTGGCCATGCGGCGCTACTCCACGGCTGAAACCGGCTCGCTGTTCCAGCTGCTGGTGGATCATGGAATCCGGGTCCTGCCCAATACGGCCGGCTGCTTCACGGCCAGGGACGCGGTCCTTACCGCGGAACTGGCCCGGGAGGCCCTGGAAACAGACTGGGTGAAACTGGAGGTCATCGCCGATGAACAAACCCTCCTGCCGGACGCCGTGGAACTGGTCGAGGCCACCGAGCAGCTGGTCAACCGCGGCTTCAAGGTCTTCGCCTACACCAACGACGATCCTGTGCTGGCCCTGCGGCTGGAGAACCTTGGAGCCACCGCCGTCATGCCGCTGGGTGCCCCGATCGGCACCGGCCTGGGGATCCTGAACCCGCACAACATTGAGCTCATCGTTTCCCGGGCCTCCGTGCCCGTGGTCCTGGATGCCGGCATCGGCACGGCATCCGACGCCTCCCTTGCCATGGAGCTGGGCTGCGACGCCGTGCTGCTGGCCACGGCCGTGACCCGCGCCCAGAACCCCACGCTCATGGGAGAAGCCTTCAAGCACGCGGTGATCGCGGGCAGGATGGCCCGGGCGGCCGGGCGCATCCCGCGCCGGGAGCATGCCCTCGCCTCATCCGCCATGGAAGGCCGGGCCGAGTTCCTCTAG
- the thiS gene encoding sulfur carrier protein ThiS — protein sequence MNITLNGNPHTVADGASITTLVSEVTGRPLADNGQATDGGKLGVAVAHNAQVVPRSQWFATALADGDDIELVTAVQGG from the coding sequence GTGAACATCACCCTTAACGGAAACCCGCACACGGTGGCCGACGGAGCTTCGATCACCACGCTGGTCAGCGAGGTCACCGGACGCCCGCTGGCGGACAACGGACAGGCGACCGACGGCGGGAAACTCGGCGTCGCCGTCGCGCACAATGCCCAGGTGGTGCCGCGCAGCCAATGGTTCGCCACCGCGCTCGCCGACGGCGACGACATCGAACTTGTTACAGCAGTACAGGGAGGCTGA
- the thiO gene encoding glycine oxidase ThiO, translating to MRTPFTHHPGSARSSIPSTLRADVAVIGGGVVGHGIAWEAQRSGRSVVLIDDAPGTGASWAAAGMLAPVSELHYQEEELLELMLDASSRWPGFAAGLGRATGADSGYLTTPTLAVGADAADRRALMDLRTVQQANGLAVEPLTVREARKREPLLSPAIACALDTPADHQVDPRRLVAALRLALAGAAQEQPQLAVAGAVEGFAVPERAAGLLWEGGTVSGVRLAGGGTVLATETVVANGLQAGALDGLPDGLELPLRPVHGDILRLAVPRHLQPLVTSTVRGLVHGIPVYIVPRQDGTVVIGATQREDARSDAVSAGGVYQLLRDAQALVPAVAELELLECTARARPGTPDNAPLLGRVPAAPGAGGGQAGHVPGLIIATGFFRHGVLLTPAAAAICRELLDGRADPRWGPFSPDRFSRPATAATSPHIKETA from the coding sequence ATGCGTACCCCCTTCACCCATCACCCCGGGTCCGCCCGCAGCTCCATTCCCTCCACCCTCCGGGCCGACGTTGCCGTCATCGGCGGGGGAGTGGTGGGGCACGGCATTGCCTGGGAGGCGCAGCGTTCCGGGCGCTCGGTGGTCCTCATTGATGACGCGCCCGGTACCGGCGCCAGCTGGGCGGCGGCCGGCATGCTGGCTCCCGTCAGCGAACTGCATTACCAGGAGGAAGAGCTCCTGGAACTGATGCTTGACGCATCATCGCGCTGGCCCGGGTTCGCCGCCGGGCTGGGCAGGGCAACGGGCGCGGATTCCGGATACCTGACGACGCCGACCCTCGCCGTGGGTGCCGACGCGGCCGACCGCCGGGCGCTGATGGACCTGCGCACAGTCCAGCAGGCCAACGGGCTGGCGGTGGAACCCCTGACCGTGCGGGAGGCCCGGAAGCGTGAGCCGCTGCTCAGCCCGGCCATTGCGTGCGCACTTGATACCCCGGCGGACCACCAGGTGGATCCCCGGCGCCTGGTGGCCGCCTTGCGGCTGGCCCTGGCCGGCGCGGCGCAGGAGCAGCCCCAGCTGGCGGTTGCCGGGGCAGTGGAAGGTTTTGCCGTGCCGGAGCGGGCAGCCGGGCTGCTGTGGGAGGGCGGAACGGTTTCCGGGGTCCGCCTGGCCGGCGGCGGCACGGTGCTGGCAACGGAGACCGTGGTGGCCAATGGCCTGCAGGCGGGGGCGCTTGACGGCCTGCCGGACGGCCTTGAGCTGCCGCTGCGGCCCGTGCACGGGGATATCCTGCGCCTTGCCGTTCCCCGCCACCTTCAGCCCTTGGTGACGTCAACGGTGCGCGGCCTGGTCCACGGCATCCCCGTGTACATCGTTCCCAGGCAGGACGGGACCGTGGTGATCGGAGCTACGCAGCGGGAGGACGCCCGCTCCGATGCCGTGAGTGCCGGCGGCGTCTACCAGCTGCTGCGGGATGCGCAGGCTCTGGTGCCCGCCGTCGCTGAACTCGAACTCCTGGAATGCACCGCCCGCGCCCGCCCCGGTACCCCTGACAACGCGCCGCTCCTGGGCCGGGTGCCGGCCGCTCCGGGCGCCGGGGGAGGACAGGCCGGGCACGTCCCCGGACTCATCATCGCCACCGGGTTCTTCCGGCACGGAGTCCTGCTCACTCCCGCCGCGGCGGCCATCTGCAGGGAACTGCTGGACGGCAGGGCCGATCCCCGCTGGGGTCCCTTCAGCCCGGACCGGTTTTCCAGGCCGGCAACGGCAGCAACAAGCCCCCACATCAAGGAGACTGCGTGA
- the thiE gene encoding thiamine phosphate synthase, with the protein MNVSTPSFPAGHHAPATEVVNSRDNDALKAARLYLCTDARRDRGDFADFVDAAFAGGVDIIQLRDKTIEAAEELDLLAVLKESAVRHGKLWAVNDRADIAVLSGAPVFHIGQKDLPLAAARTLVNGNAAIGLSSHTTGQVDAALAATAGPAGLDYFCVGPVWATPTKPGRSAVGTDLVKYAAEASRQAADPVPWFAIGGIDHGNVHQVAEAGARRIVVVRAITEASDPAAAAASLLDALDAAAA; encoded by the coding sequence ATGAATGTGTCCACCCCATCCTTTCCCGCCGGCCACCACGCTCCAGCCACCGAAGTCGTCAATTCACGGGACAACGACGCCCTGAAGGCAGCCCGCCTGTACCTCTGCACCGATGCGCGCCGGGACCGCGGCGACTTCGCGGATTTCGTTGACGCCGCGTTCGCCGGTGGCGTGGACATCATCCAGCTGCGCGACAAGACCATCGAGGCGGCCGAGGAACTGGACCTCCTGGCGGTGCTGAAGGAATCCGCGGTACGGCACGGAAAGCTGTGGGCGGTCAATGACCGTGCGGACATCGCCGTCCTCTCCGGGGCACCGGTGTTCCACATCGGCCAGAAGGACCTGCCGCTGGCGGCGGCGCGCACGCTGGTCAACGGCAACGCCGCCATCGGGCTCTCCAGCCACACCACCGGGCAGGTGGACGCCGCCCTGGCAGCAACTGCCGGACCAGCCGGGCTGGACTACTTCTGCGTGGGTCCGGTCTGGGCAACCCCCACCAAACCCGGCAGGTCCGCCGTGGGCACTGACCTGGTGAAGTATGCCGCCGAGGCCTCACGGCAGGCGGCGGACCCCGTGCCCTGGTTCGCCATTGGCGGCATTGACCACGGAAACGTCCACCAGGTGGCGGAAGCCGGTGCGCGCAGGATCGTGGTGGTGCGCGCCATCACCGAGGCCTCCGATCCCGCCGCCGCTGCCGCCTCCCTCCTCGACGCATTGGACGCCGCCGCCGCCTGA
- a CDS encoding RNB domain-containing ribonuclease codes for MSHHRLAPNVHDHRNALEEALGLLRTELELPGPYPAEAVADARAAVAALRLPSYDLTAVQFVTIDPASSTDLDQAVFIEPDGNGYRVMYAIADVPAFVAPGGPLDAETRRRGQTFYAPDGRIPLHPEVISEGAGSLLPGQDCSAFVWDFTLDGDATVVSVGVRRARVRSRDKLSYKGAQEDLDAGTASPVLRLLREVGLKRVALERERGGASLNMPEQEIVQLPDGGYRIAAVPQLPVEDWNAQISLMTGMAAAQLMLEGKVGILRTMPAPDERSLKHFRLQTEVLGRPWDGEVSYGEYLRSLDPTDPRQLAIMHSAGMLFRGASYTAFDGTVPEDGVQSAIGAAYAHTTAPLRRLVDRFVLVICEALSNGGDVPDWAREALPLLPGIMAGSDQLASRMERLALDTVEAALLLNHIGQEFDAIVISGSRPQNGNGNGNGTGTVKNGNGKNGNGTGSSGIIQIAEPAVTARCAGELESGTKVRVRLVSSDITTREIHFELIP; via the coding sequence GTGTCACATCATCGGCTGGCTCCAAACGTCCATGACCACAGGAACGCCCTGGAAGAGGCGTTGGGCCTGCTGCGCACCGAACTTGAACTGCCGGGACCGTACCCGGCTGAGGCAGTGGCGGATGCCCGGGCCGCGGTGGCAGCGCTGAGGCTTCCGTCCTATGACCTGACCGCCGTCCAGTTCGTGACCATCGATCCGGCCTCCTCCACGGACCTGGACCAGGCGGTGTTCATCGAACCGGACGGGAACGGCTACCGGGTAATGTACGCGATCGCCGATGTGCCGGCGTTTGTTGCGCCGGGAGGTCCCCTGGACGCCGAGACCCGGCGCCGCGGCCAGACGTTCTACGCTCCGGACGGCCGGATTCCGCTGCACCCGGAAGTGATCAGCGAGGGGGCAGGAAGCCTGCTGCCGGGCCAGGATTGTTCGGCTTTCGTATGGGACTTCACGCTCGACGGCGACGCAACGGTTGTGTCGGTGGGCGTCAGGCGGGCGCGGGTCCGCAGCCGCGACAAGCTCAGCTACAAGGGTGCGCAGGAAGACCTCGACGCCGGGACGGCCTCGCCGGTGCTGCGGCTCCTCCGCGAGGTGGGCCTGAAGCGGGTGGCCCTGGAGCGGGAACGCGGCGGGGCCAGCCTCAACATGCCCGAGCAGGAAATTGTCCAGCTGCCCGACGGCGGCTACCGCATTGCTGCCGTACCGCAGCTTCCCGTGGAGGACTGGAACGCGCAGATTTCCCTGATGACCGGGATGGCCGCCGCGCAGCTCATGCTGGAGGGCAAGGTGGGAATCCTGCGCACCATGCCCGCCCCGGACGAACGGTCGCTGAAGCATTTCCGGCTGCAGACCGAGGTGCTGGGCAGGCCCTGGGACGGTGAAGTCAGCTACGGCGAATACCTGCGTTCCCTGGATCCCACCGATCCCCGCCAGCTGGCCATCATGCATTCCGCCGGCATGCTGTTCCGGGGCGCCTCCTATACCGCCTTTGACGGAACGGTCCCCGAGGACGGCGTGCAGTCTGCCATCGGCGCGGCCTATGCCCACACCACCGCGCCGCTCCGCCGCCTGGTGGACCGCTTTGTGCTGGTGATCTGCGAGGCCCTCAGCAATGGCGGGGATGTTCCGGACTGGGCGCGGGAAGCCCTGCCGCTCCTGCCGGGCATCATGGCCGGATCGGACCAGCTCGCGTCCAGGATGGAACGACTGGCCCTGGACACCGTTGAGGCCGCGCTGCTGCTGAACCACATCGGGCAGGAGTTCGATGCGATCGTGATTTCCGGCTCCCGGCCGCAAAACGGAAACGGGAATGGAAACGGGACCGGGACGGTGAAAAACGGCAACGGGAAGAACGGAAACGGCACCGGAAGTTCGGGCATCATCCAGATTGCCGAGCCCGCGGTCACTGCCCGGTGCGCCGGCGAGCTGGAGTCGGGTACCAAGGTCCGGGTCCGGCTGGTTTCCTCGGACATCACCACCCGCGAGATCCATTTCGAGCTGATCCCGTAA
- a CDS encoding DEAD/DEAH box helicase: MSELHTHQLLSDETGTETIEPEETIISDETPHEIAEKSFADYNVREDIVESLADAGITHPFPIQAMTLPVALGGHDIIGQAKTGTGKTLGFGIPALQRVIGQDDPGYAKLAVPGAPQALVIVPTRELAVQVAGDLVTASRKRNARIATIYGGRAYEPQVEALKQGVEVVVGTPGRLIDLFKQKHLSLKNVKIVVLDEADEMLDLGFLPDVETLIAATPAVRQTLLFSATMPGPVIAMARRYMTQPTHIRAADPEDEGLTKRDIRQLIYRAHSMDKIEVVARILQARGRGRTIIFTKTKRTAAKVAEELVDRGFAAAAIHGDLGQGAREQALRAFRNNKVDVLVATDVAARGIDVEDVTHVINYQCVEDEKIYLHRVGRTGRAGNKGTAVTFVDWDDVPRWVLINKALGLNVPEPVETYSSSPHLFADLDIPVGTKGRLPRDKRTLAGVDAEVLEDLGETGKKNSRSGSRDGGRSRERDGRGRESRTGSREGSRSEGSRSGGDTARSGERRRRTPDSAAAPAAEAAAPATGGEQPSRTRRPRTRTRRRNGEVVAGADTGTQPGTSEG; encoded by the coding sequence GTGAGTGAATTGCATACCCACCAGCTCCTGAGCGATGAGACCGGCACGGAAACCATCGAGCCGGAAGAAACCATCATCTCCGACGAGACCCCGCACGAGATCGCGGAGAAGTCTTTTGCCGACTACAACGTCCGCGAGGACATCGTGGAATCCCTGGCTGACGCCGGGATCACCCACCCGTTCCCCATCCAGGCCATGACCCTTCCGGTGGCGCTGGGCGGCCACGACATCATCGGCCAGGCCAAGACGGGCACCGGCAAGACCCTGGGCTTCGGCATCCCCGCACTGCAGCGGGTCATCGGGCAGGACGACCCCGGCTACGCCAAGCTGGCCGTCCCGGGAGCCCCGCAGGCCCTGGTCATCGTCCCCACCCGCGAACTGGCGGTGCAGGTGGCCGGTGACCTGGTGACCGCTTCCCGGAAGCGCAACGCGAGGATCGCCACCATTTACGGCGGCCGCGCCTACGAGCCCCAGGTGGAGGCCCTCAAGCAGGGCGTCGAGGTTGTGGTGGGTACCCCCGGCCGGCTGATCGACCTTTTCAAGCAAAAGCACCTGAGCCTGAAGAACGTCAAGATCGTGGTGCTGGACGAAGCTGACGAGATGCTGGACCTTGGCTTCCTGCCGGATGTCGAGACCCTCATCGCGGCAACTCCCGCAGTTCGCCAGACGCTCCTGTTCTCCGCCACCATGCCCGGTCCGGTCATCGCCATGGCCCGCCGCTACATGACCCAGCCCACGCACATCCGCGCAGCGGACCCCGAGGACGAGGGCCTGACCAAGCGCGATATCCGCCAGCTGATCTACCGTGCGCACAGCATGGACAAGATCGAAGTGGTGGCACGCATCCTGCAGGCCCGCGGCCGCGGACGGACCATCATCTTCACCAAGACCAAGCGCACCGCCGCAAAGGTGGCCGAGGAACTGGTGGACCGCGGCTTCGCTGCCGCTGCCATCCACGGTGACCTGGGGCAGGGCGCCCGTGAACAGGCACTGCGGGCATTCCGCAACAACAAGGTGGACGTCCTGGTGGCCACCGATGTCGCGGCGCGCGGCATCGACGTCGAGGACGTCACCCACGTGATCAACTACCAGTGCGTGGAAGACGAAAAGATCTACCTGCACCGGGTGGGCCGCACCGGCCGCGCGGGCAACAAGGGCACCGCTGTCACGTTCGTTGACTGGGACGATGTTCCCCGCTGGGTGCTGATCAACAAGGCGCTGGGACTCAACGTGCCCGAACCTGTCGAAACCTACTCCTCCTCGCCGCACCTCTTCGCGGACCTCGACATCCCCGTGGGGACCAAGGGCCGGCTGCCGCGTGACAAGCGGACCCTGGCTGGCGTCGACGCCGAGGTGCTTGAGGACCTGGGCGAAACCGGCAAGAAGAACAGCCGCAGCGGCAGCCGCGACGGCGGCCGGTCCCGGGAACGGGACGGCCGTGGGCGGGAAAGCCGCACTGGCAGCCGCGAAGGTTCCCGCAGCGAAGGAAGCCGCAGCGGCGGCGACACCGCGCGCAGCGGCGAGCGCCGCCGTCGGACGCCGGACTCCGCCGCCGCTCCCGCGGCCGAGGCTGCCGCACCCGCAACGGGCGGCGAACAGCCTTCACGCACCCGCAGGCCCCGGACCCGCACCCGCCGCCGCAACGGCGAAGTGGTGGCAGGCGCCGACACGGGCACGCAGCCTGGCACGTCAGAGGGCTAA
- a CDS encoding site-specific DNA-methyltransferase codes for MTDTVWAPDGGSLVVHADNAEYLPTLPDGAFTLIYVDPPFNTGRPQLRQETRMVVNAGGSGDRVGFKGRSYDTIKGALHRYDDAFSDYWSFLEPRLVEAWRLLADDGTLYLHLDYREVHYAKVMLDAIFGRECFLNEIIWAYDYGARAKNRWPTKHDNILVYVKNPAKYHFDSAEVDREPYMAPGLVTPAKRELGKLPTDVWWHTIVSPTGKEKTGYPTQKPEGLVRRVVAASSRPGDWCLDFFAGSGTLGAVAAKLGRKFVCVDQNQPAIDIMAKRLGAHATLASFQPS; via the coding sequence ATGACTGACACTGTTTGGGCGCCGGACGGCGGCAGCCTGGTGGTACACGCTGACAACGCGGAGTACCTCCCCACGCTGCCGGACGGCGCCTTCACACTGATTTACGTGGACCCGCCCTTCAACACGGGCAGGCCGCAGCTGCGCCAGGAAACCAGGATGGTGGTTAACGCCGGCGGCAGCGGGGACCGCGTGGGCTTCAAGGGCCGCTCCTACGACACCATCAAGGGCGCCCTGCACCGCTACGATGACGCGTTCAGCGACTACTGGTCCTTCCTGGAACCCCGGCTGGTGGAGGCATGGCGCCTGCTGGCCGACGACGGAACCCTCTACCTGCACCTGGACTACCGCGAGGTGCACTACGCCAAAGTGATGCTTGATGCGATCTTTGGCCGCGAATGCTTCCTGAACGAGATCATCTGGGCCTACGACTACGGCGCGCGGGCCAAAAACCGGTGGCCCACCAAGCACGACAACATCCTGGTGTACGTCAAGAACCCGGCGAAGTACCACTTCGACAGCGCCGAGGTGGACCGCGAGCCGTACATGGCGCCTGGATTGGTAACGCCTGCCAAGCGCGAGCTGGGAAAGCTGCCCACCGACGTCTGGTGGCACACCATCGTCTCACCCACCGGCAAGGAGAAGACCGGTTACCCCACGCAGAAGCCGGAGGGCCTGGTCAGGCGGGTGGTGGCCGCCTCGAGCCGGCCCGGTGACTGGTGCCTGGACTTCTTCGCCGGCTCCGGAACGCTGGGGGCCGTTGCCGCCAAGCTTGGCCGGAAGTTCGTGTGCGTGGACCAGAATCAGCCCGCCATTGACATCATGGCCAAGCGGCTGGGCGCGCACGCCACCCTTGCCTCGTTCCAGCCCAGCTAG
- a CDS encoding PHP domain-containing protein → MRIDLHAHSNVSDGTETPADVMASAARAGLDVVALTDHDSTAGWAEAAAAAATCGVALVPGMEVSCRTEEGISVHLLSYLHDPTHPGLLEEITKAKDSRLTRAERMVTILAEDYPLTWDDVIHHVAPGATLGRPHIADALVAAGVVEDRSEAFASILTSRSRYFIPHYAPDPATAVELVRAAGGVPVFAHPVASARGRIVGERTYRDMIDAGLAGLEIDHRDNPEEGRDFLRRLAAKHGLLITGSSDYHGTGKPNLLGENLTAPDMLARIEALGTGAAVVRP, encoded by the coding sequence GTGAGGATTGACCTGCATGCCCACTCCAATGTTTCCGACGGTACCGAAACGCCCGCCGATGTCATGGCGTCGGCCGCGCGTGCCGGCCTTGATGTGGTGGCCCTGACCGACCACGACTCCACGGCAGGCTGGGCGGAGGCGGCAGCGGCCGCAGCAACCTGCGGGGTGGCACTGGTACCGGGCATGGAGGTTTCATGCCGGACGGAGGAGGGCATCAGCGTCCACCTGCTGAGCTATCTGCATGATCCCACCCATCCCGGCCTCCTGGAGGAAATCACCAAGGCCAAGGATTCCCGCCTCACCAGGGCCGAACGGATGGTCACCATCCTGGCGGAGGACTACCCGCTGACGTGGGATGACGTGATCCACCACGTGGCACCCGGCGCCACCCTCGGACGGCCGCACATCGCAGACGCCCTCGTCGCGGCGGGCGTGGTGGAGGACCGTTCGGAAGCCTTCGCCTCCATCCTCACCTCCCGGTCCCGGTACTTCATCCCGCACTATGCTCCGGACCCGGCCACCGCCGTCGAACTTGTCCGTGCCGCCGGCGGCGTGCCCGTGTTCGCCCACCCTGTGGCGTCCGCACGGGGACGGATCGTGGGGGAGCGGACCTACCGCGACATGATCGACGCCGGGCTGGCCGGCCTGGAGATCGACCACCGGGACAACCCGGAAGAGGGCCGGGACTTCCTGCGCAGGCTCGCGGCCAAACACGGCCTGCTGATTACCGGTTCCTCCGACTACCACGGCACCGGCAAGCCCAACCTGCTCGGCGAAAACCTCACGGCACCCGACATGCTCGCGCGGATCGAGGCACTCGGCACGGGAGCCGCCGTCGTCCGGCCCTAG